Proteins from a genomic interval of Chryseobacterium indologenes:
- a CDS encoding ribonuclease N → MSVMYIYKNFIDKGDANIAKTENVSYGSTSAENQLNVGNTASQDPIEKLTEERTVISYVKQNHRLPDYYITKNEARKQGWNPSKGNLCDVLPGKAIGGDKFGNREGRLPDGEKYFEADVNYHCGNRQADRIIFTRSGDVYLTKNHYKSFDKQ, encoded by the coding sequence ATGTCAGTGATGTATATTTACAAGAATTTTATTGACAAAGGAGATGCAAACATAGCAAAAACAGAAAATGTAAGCTACGGAAGTACTTCTGCAGAAAATCAATTGAATGTCGGAAATACAGCAAGTCAAGATCCCATTGAAAAACTGACGGAAGAAAGAACCGTTATCAGTTATGTTAAACAAAATCACAGATTACCGGACTATTATATCACAAAAAATGAAGCCAGGAAACAAGGCTGGAATCCTTCAAAAGGAAATCTTTGCGATGTACTCCCGGGAAAAGCTATTGGAGGAGATAAATTTGGTAACCGTGAAGGAAGGTTACCGGATGGAGAAAAGTACTTTGAAGCGGATGTGAATTACCATTGCGGCAACAGGCAGGCAGACAGAATTATTTTTACCAGAAGCGGAGACGTTTATCTTACCAAAAATCATTATAAGAGTTTTGATAAACAATAA
- a CDS encoding DUF2931 family protein, with protein MGINKLKTFILFIVCSFSLITCQNKKMEEKYIWTGTLSAPNEYPMQAYYGELIADDYQFPFSDIWGITGGGWGEPGKHMGGTDHPVKVPRTLEFTWYSLAENKFYAGHWELDTQKITRLFNEGFSQTYFDSLKKGTYDTFVIGLGPKGKLILWLYGDGHQVEVGHFQGKEIQITQAEAYDKFKYVFEPNYREDILNDPGIVKPIVTQKIKDEGYPNPDLYENFREKLNWRPKLILPAGSTLEKRNFYMANGERESTLQDQPATALPYAKRAVPYLFYFEWKNKDGKQESSQIVCTGNSQYIKEANKVYNGTFLPLDFEKTDMYKIFGGLDKEASADIVIDISSGNTAEIYIEQNGKKYPVTQTDKYVKQNK; from the coding sequence ATGGGAATAAATAAATTGAAAACTTTCATTCTTTTCATTGTATGCAGTTTCTCATTAATCACATGTCAAAATAAAAAAATGGAAGAAAAATATATATGGACAGGAACCTTGTCAGCACCCAATGAATACCCGATGCAGGCTTATTACGGAGAGCTGATCGCTGATGATTATCAGTTTCCGTTTTCTGATATCTGGGGAATTACAGGCGGAGGATGGGGAGAACCCGGAAAACATATGGGGGGCACAGATCATCCCGTCAAAGTTCCCCGTACCTTGGAATTTACCTGGTATTCTCTGGCAGAAAATAAATTTTATGCAGGACATTGGGAGTTGGACACCCAAAAAATTACCCGATTGTTTAATGAAGGATTCAGCCAGACCTATTTTGATTCCTTAAAAAAAGGAACATATGACACCTTTGTCATTGGCTTAGGACCAAAAGGGAAATTGATACTTTGGTTATATGGAGACGGACATCAGGTTGAGGTAGGACATTTTCAGGGCAAAGAAATACAAATTACACAAGCAGAAGCTTACGATAAATTTAAATATGTATTTGAACCCAACTACAGAGAAGATATCCTGAACGACCCTGGAATCGTAAAACCCATCGTTACTCAAAAGATAAAAGACGAAGGCTACCCGAACCCTGATTTATATGAAAATTTCAGAGAAAAATTAAACTGGAGACCCAAGCTTATCTTGCCTGCAGGAAGTACTCTTGAAAAAAGGAATTTTTATATGGCCAACGGTGAACGTGAAAGTACGCTGCAGGATCAGCCGGCTACTGCTTTACCGTATGCCAAAAGAGCTGTGCCGTATCTTTTCTATTTCGAATGGAAAAATAAAGACGGAAAACAGGAAAGCTCACAGATTGTATGTACAGGGAATTCACAATATATAAAAGAGGCCAATAAAGTATACAACGGAACTTTTCTTCCTCTGGATTTTGAAAAAACCGATATGTATAAAATATTTGGAGGATTAGATAAAGAAGCTTCTGCAGATATAGTTATTGATATAAGCAGTGGAAATACTGCAGAGATTTATATCGAGCAAAACGGTAAAAAATATCCGGTGACACAGACCGATAAATACGTAAAGCAAAACAAATAG
- the nadE gene encoding NAD(+) synthase, with amino-acid sequence MQTQKVIDHIVDWLKEYATKARVNGYVIGVSGGVDSGVVSTLAAMTGLKTLLIEMPIRQKADQVDRAKDHMNDLKSKFSNVEIMSVDLTPAFEELYKTFNVQDDLYPNEKLAFANTRSRLRMLTLYYYGQLNGLLVCGTGNKVEDFGIGFYTKYGDGGVDVSPIADLYKTEVYTLAKGLNLIKSIQEAIPTDGLWDVDRTDEQQIGATYPELEKIQKEYGTKTADDYEGRDKEVFLIFDRMHKAAKHKMEPIPICDIPEEWRN; translated from the coding sequence ATGCAGACACAAAAAGTAATAGATCATATTGTAGACTGGTTAAAAGAGTATGCAACAAAAGCCAGAGTTAACGGTTATGTAATAGGCGTTTCAGGAGGTGTAGATTCAGGAGTGGTTTCCACATTGGCGGCCATGACAGGATTGAAAACCCTGCTCATTGAAATGCCGATCCGTCAGAAAGCCGATCAGGTAGACCGAGCGAAAGACCATATGAATGATCTTAAATCAAAATTTTCCAATGTTGAAATCATGTCTGTAGATCTTACACCTGCTTTCGAGGAACTGTATAAAACATTTAATGTGCAGGATGATCTGTATCCCAACGAAAAACTGGCTTTTGCCAATACAAGATCCCGTTTAAGAATGCTTACGCTGTACTACTATGGCCAGCTGAACGGTCTTTTGGTATGTGGCACAGGAAATAAAGTAGAAGATTTCGGAATCGGTTTCTATACAAAATATGGAGACGGTGGAGTAGATGTTTCTCCAATTGCAGACCTTTATAAAACTGAAGTGTATACCCTGGCGAAAGGATTGAACCTTATCAAAAGTATTCAGGAAGCTATTCCTACAGACGGACTTTGGGATGTAGACAGAACTGATGAACAGCAGATCGGAGCCACGTATCCTGAACTTGAAAAGATTCAGAAAGAATACGGAACCAAAACAGCTGACGACTATGAAGGCAGAGATAAAGAAGTATTCCTGATCTTTGACAGAATGCATAAAGCCGCAAAACACAAAATGGAACCTATTCCGATTTGTGATATTCCTGAAGAATGGAGAAACTAG
- the namA gene encoding NADPH dehydrogenase NamA, producing MLYTPIKFRNIELKNRWVMSPMCMYSCENGMANDFHFVHYGSRAQGGTGLIVVEATGVEPKGRITNHCMGIWNDQQAEKLQRIANFVHENSESKIGIQLAHAGRKGSTWNNKQISVEEGWETVAPSSIPYHPSERIPHALTTGEVKEQVQNFKEAAKRAVKAGFDVIEIHGAHGYLIHQFLSPLSNIRTDEYGGSFENRIRFLIEIVDAVNEVLNENTALFVRISGTEYAENGWDIESSVALAKVLKEHGVDLVDVSSGGNIHGAKISVFDGYQVPFSSQVKNEASVKTGAVGLITEIDQAEKILQNGDADLIFIAREILRNPYIAVQGSFEMNEDCFFPHQYTRAKIST from the coding sequence ATGCTATATACACCAATAAAATTCAGAAATATTGAGCTCAAAAACCGATGGGTAATGTCTCCAATGTGCATGTATTCATGTGAAAACGGGATGGCCAATGACTTTCATTTTGTACACTACGGAAGCAGGGCACAGGGAGGAACAGGTCTGATCGTGGTAGAAGCAACAGGCGTAGAACCCAAAGGGAGGATTACCAATCACTGCATGGGAATCTGGAATGATCAACAGGCTGAAAAACTACAACGAATTGCCAACTTCGTGCATGAAAATTCTGAAAGTAAAATAGGCATTCAGTTAGCTCATGCAGGAAGAAAAGGATCTACCTGGAATAATAAACAGATTTCAGTAGAAGAAGGTTGGGAAACCGTTGCACCCAGTTCCATTCCATATCATCCTTCGGAAAGAATTCCGCATGCTTTGACTACCGGTGAGGTAAAAGAACAGGTTCAGAATTTTAAAGAAGCGGCCAAAAGAGCAGTTAAAGCAGGATTTGATGTCATTGAAATTCATGGAGCACATGGTTATCTGATTCACCAGTTTCTGTCACCGCTTTCCAATATCAGAACGGATGAGTACGGAGGAAGTTTTGAAAACAGAATCAGGTTTTTAATCGAAATCGTAGATGCCGTTAATGAAGTATTAAACGAAAATACCGCACTTTTTGTACGTATTTCCGGAACGGAATATGCCGAAAACGGATGGGATATCGAAAGCAGCGTGGCTCTGGCAAAAGTGCTTAAAGAGCATGGTGTTGATCTGGTAGATGTTTCCAGTGGTGGAAATATCCATGGAGCGAAGATTTCTGTTTTTGACGGGTATCAGGTTCCTTTTTCGTCTCAGGTAAAAAACGAAGCTTCTGTGAAAACAGGCGCCGTAGGTCTTATCACAGAGATTGATCAGGCGGAGAAAATTCTTCAAAACGGAGATGCAGATCTTATTTTTATTGCCAGAGAGATTTTAAGAAATCCCTATATCGCCGTTCAGGGATCGTTTGAAATGAATGAAGACTGCTTCTTCCCTCATCAATACACCAGAGCAAAGATTTCAACGTAA
- a CDS encoding DUF4280 domain-containing protein → MAEKHIVVQGATCKCQFGQAPDKLKVLTHQKEYANDKDASKKLIVTTKEIGGATFEKNTFGNCTKHGGPPPPCKIMVTEWQNFYDKVQLSNGGFIIVEDSKAVCAVAGSPCIEIIDHGQRAEASQQNFKNADPEVQQQINPLVDAEEMRKDEKNDEDPSHDF, encoded by the coding sequence ATGGCAGAAAAACATATTGTAGTACAGGGAGCAACGTGCAAGTGCCAGTTTGGGCAGGCACCCGATAAGCTCAAAGTACTTACTCACCAGAAAGAATATGCAAATGATAAAGATGCTTCCAAAAAACTCATCGTGACCACGAAAGAAATTGGAGGCGCTACATTTGAAAAAAATACATTTGGTAACTGTACAAAGCATGGTGGCCCACCGCCACCTTGTAAAATCATGGTTACCGAATGGCAGAACTTTTATGATAAAGTCCAGCTAAGTAACGGAGGCTTTATCATTGTAGAAGACAGCAAAGCAGTTTGTGCGGTTGCCGGAAGCCCTTGCATCGAAATCATTGACCACGGACAAAGAGCAGAAGCCAGTCAGCAAAACTTTAAAAATGCCGATCCTGAAGTACAGCAGCAGATCAATCCTTTGGTGGATGCTGAGGAAATGCGTAAAGATGAGAAAAATGATGAAGATCCATCACACGATTTTTAA
- a CDS encoding barstar family protein gives MKTIYIDFTDIGDYEDFYAQLKEKIKLSEHFGDNLDALFDTITGDLEMPLHLEFVNMTVDQLEIFEDLLTTLEDAEEEVEDFTFSYYLEQYEDEDEEETED, from the coding sequence ATGAAGACAATATATATAGATTTTACAGACATAGGCGATTACGAAGATTTTTACGCCCAGCTAAAGGAAAAAATAAAACTTTCTGAACATTTTGGGGATAATCTTGATGCACTTTTTGATACCATTACGGGAGATCTCGAGATGCCGCTTCACCTTGAGTTTGTTAATATGACAGTAGATCAGTTGGAAATTTTTGAAGACTTGTTGACTACGCTGGAAGATGCGGAGGAAGAAGTAGAAGATTTCACTTTCAGTTACTATCTGGAGCAATATGAAGATGAGGACGAAGAGGAAACAGAAGATTAA
- a CDS encoding GNAT family N-acetyltransferase gives MIIETERLILRKLEETDCERMFLMDSDPEVMKYLGKPVTSLEESKEAIKMIQKQYDENGVGRLAVIEKESGLMIGWSGLKLLKQPINGHVNTLDLGYRFIPEFWGKGYAMETARAALEYGFNELGADTIYAYADAGNTGSNHILRKLGFENTGEFEDSGIPCLWYELKREKYIA, from the coding sequence ATGATAATAGAAACAGAAAGATTGATTTTAAGAAAACTTGAGGAGACCGATTGTGAAAGAATGTTTCTGATGGATTCCGATCCTGAGGTCATGAAATATCTTGGTAAGCCCGTGACAAGTCTTGAAGAATCAAAAGAAGCCATCAAAATGATTCAGAAGCAATACGACGAAAACGGAGTAGGAAGACTAGCTGTAATCGAAAAAGAAAGTGGCCTGATGATAGGGTGGAGCGGCCTGAAATTATTAAAACAACCCATCAACGGGCATGTGAACACTCTGGATCTCGGCTATCGTTTTATCCCTGAGTTCTGGGGTAAAGGATATGCCATGGAAACTGCACGGGCTGCTCTTGAGTACGGTTTTAACGAATTGGGTGCCGATACTATTTATGCTTATGCAGATGCCGGAAATACAGGTTCCAACCATATATTGAGAAAGCTTGGCTTTGAAAATACAGGAGAGTTTGAAGATTCGGGAATACCTTGTCTCTGGTACGAACTGAAACGTGAAAAATATATTGCATAG
- a CDS encoding LysM peptidoglycan-binding domain-containing protein, translating into MQKFNIHTVQENDTLKSIAALYGIDKDALKLFHNNLCSVRDMVLIELTGQKEIFIPRSSAVDQDKKVPLGRANSLVFNPAKIYRKYGAVVTIENGDHLNELKYEVSVRWIRSERRQHYFEINRISKIYLNEEEVNEIADMLAYQTSKVLYPLQISTDEHGKFKTVENLSVFKERWPAVKEAVYKEFDGETVDRYCRQIEKVLDAPETLNLYLKNDYFIRTLFYGIYQSFGEDFSIEEIQSFPVTDNPIEPKYKIKLELDPLKDDHNLIRIDGTGKLHEERSASDFMNGAPFSMVIDDEPVMNDNGEFRVRYYLDEKTIFPESMYLESSILLRQEKKISVSIAALPE; encoded by the coding sequence ATGCAGAAATTTAATATACATACCGTTCAGGAAAACGATACCCTAAAAAGCATTGCAGCCCTTTATGGAATAGATAAAGATGCGCTGAAGTTATTTCACAATAACCTTTGCAGTGTAAGAGATATGGTTCTGATTGAGCTGACCGGGCAGAAGGAGATTTTTATTCCCAGATCTTCAGCAGTTGATCAGGATAAAAAAGTACCGCTGGGTAGGGCTAACAGTCTGGTATTTAACCCTGCAAAAATATACAGGAAATACGGTGCCGTTGTCACTATTGAAAACGGAGATCATCTCAACGAGCTCAAATATGAAGTTTCAGTACGATGGATCAGAAGTGAAAGACGACAACATTATTTTGAAATAAACAGAATTTCCAAAATATATCTGAACGAAGAAGAAGTCAATGAAATAGCAGATATGTTGGCTTATCAGACCTCAAAAGTTTTATATCCTCTGCAGATCAGTACCGATGAGCACGGAAAATTTAAAACAGTTGAGAATCTTTCTGTCTTTAAAGAAAGATGGCCGGCCGTAAAAGAAGCAGTGTACAAGGAATTTGACGGTGAGACTGTTGATCGCTACTGCAGACAGATTGAAAAAGTACTGGATGCTCCTGAAACCCTTAATTTATATCTTAAAAATGATTATTTCATCAGAACATTATTTTATGGGATTTATCAAAGCTTTGGAGAGGATTTTAGCATAGAAGAAATACAAAGCTTCCCGGTCACAGATAATCCGATAGAACCAAAATATAAAATAAAACTGGAGCTTGACCCTCTCAAAGATGACCATAATCTCATCCGGATAGACGGAACCGGAAAATTACATGAGGAGAGATCTGCATCTGACTTTATGAACGGTGCTCCATTCTCTATGGTAATTGACGATGAGCCAGTAATGAACGATAATGGTGAATTCAGGGTGAGATATTACCTGGATGAGAAAACAATATTTCCCGAATCAATGTATCTCGAAAGCAGCATTCTTTTGAGGCAAGAAAAGAAGATTTCTGTTTCTATCGCCGCTCTTCCTGAATAA
- a CDS encoding leucine-rich repeat domain-containing protein, with protein MMKIKIFTTLALIAGSSFFYSQKLEFKDKNFEKAVLANFDLNKNGIMEPVETGMITNLFLVQKGITSADDLRHFKNVKMAVLDDNTIPDIRIANFDKLELFSCTGCRLTSFTAENLKNLGSLYLDNNLMQAISMKGTPKVEQLTLSLNQLETIDITTLKNLKKLNIEHNKIQIIDISANTALQTINVGGNNMKESDIKKDTKTDVTIFGTKE; from the coding sequence ATGATGAAAATTAAAATATTTACAACCCTTGCCCTTATTGCCGGATCTTCCTTTTTTTATAGTCAAAAGCTTGAGTTTAAGGACAAGAATTTTGAGAAAGCAGTGTTGGCAAATTTTGACCTTAATAAAAATGGAATCATGGAACCTGTAGAAACCGGAATGATAACCAATTTATTTCTGGTACAGAAAGGTATTACTTCCGCTGATGATTTACGGCATTTTAAAAACGTTAAAATGGCCGTACTCGATGATAATACTATTCCTGATATAAGGATTGCGAATTTCGATAAACTGGAATTGTTTTCATGTACAGGATGCAGACTCACTTCATTCACCGCAGAAAATTTAAAAAACCTGGGATCATTATATTTAGATAATAATCTTATGCAGGCTATTTCAATGAAAGGAACACCAAAAGTTGAACAATTAACATTATCTTTAAATCAGTTAGAAACTATTGATATTACTACACTCAAAAACCTGAAAAAGCTTAATATTGAACATAATAAAATTCAGATAATAGATATCTCAGCCAATACAGCCTTACAAACAATAAATGTAGGAGGAAATAATATGAAAGAATCAGATATTAAAAAAGACACAAAAACGGATGTGACAATTTTTGGAACTAAGGAATAA
- a CDS encoding cytidine deaminase has product MYEKDIQISYEYFKNSSELSDIEKKLFERAKEAREMAYAPYSQFLVGCSVLLENGEIYSGNNQENAAYPSGLCAERTTLFWVAANFPNVKIEKIFVVGGPKEFHESNPPIPPCGACRQSLIEYETKQNENIDLYFSSMNEEVVKVHAVKDLLPFYFDSTFL; this is encoded by the coding sequence ATATATGAAAAAGACATACAGATCAGTTACGAATACTTTAAAAATAGCAGCGAACTGAGCGATATAGAGAAAAAATTATTTGAAAGAGCCAAAGAAGCTCGTGAGATGGCCTATGCTCCGTATTCTCAGTTTCTGGTGGGATGTTCTGTTTTGCTGGAAAACGGAGAAATCTATTCCGGGAATAATCAGGAAAATGCGGCGTATCCGTCCGGTCTTTGTGCTGAGAGAACTACCCTTTTCTGGGTGGCAGCGAATTTTCCTAATGTGAAAATAGAAAAGATTTTCGTCGTGGGTGGCCCGAAAGAATTCCATGAAAGCAACCCTCCGATTCCTCCATGTGGAGCTTGCCGTCAAAGCCTTATAGAATACGAAACCAAACAGAACGAAAATATAGACCTTTATTTCTCCAGCATGAATGAAGAAGTAGTGAAGGTTCATGCCGTGAAGGATTTGTTACCTTTTTACTTTGACTCTACCTTTTTGTAA
- a CDS encoding N-acetyltransferase: MRIRQEEENDHESVFQLIEEAFRNMEHSDHQEQFLVEKLRVSDAFIPELSLVMEDDDGEIAGHILFTKIRIENASESFESLALAPVSVKPDFQNQGIGSQLILHGHHIARELGYQSVILLGHEKYYPKFGYEKTSNFGISFPFEIPEENGMAIELVKDGLKNVKGVVKYPKEFGID, encoded by the coding sequence ATGAGGATCAGACAGGAAGAAGAAAATGATCACGAAAGCGTGTTTCAACTTATAGAAGAAGCATTCAGAAATATGGAGCATAGTGACCATCAGGAACAGTTTTTGGTAGAAAAATTAAGAGTTTCCGATGCATTCATTCCAGAATTATCATTGGTAATGGAGGATGATGACGGAGAAATTGCGGGTCATATTCTGTTTACAAAAATCAGGATTGAAAATGCTTCAGAATCTTTTGAATCACTGGCATTAGCTCCCGTATCGGTTAAGCCGGACTTTCAGAATCAGGGAATCGGAAGCCAGCTTATCCTTCATGGACACCATATAGCCAGGGAATTAGGATATCAATCGGTGATCCTTCTTGGGCACGAAAAATATTATCCGAAGTTTGGTTACGAAAAAACAAGTAATTTTGGGATTTCTTTTCCGTTTGAAATTCCCGAAGAAAATGGAATGGCTATAGAGCTGGTAAAAGACGGACTAAAAAATGTAAAAGGGGTGGTGAAATACCCTAAAGAATTTGGTATAGATTAA
- a CDS encoding Zn-dependent protease, with amino-acid sequence MVFLLMISCKEKHKTVKIEQKQFITILIQPFKDVSSQSLLTVTEGIKKVYPNVQVLEAIDFPKNTYYKERNRYRADSIIKFLNKRTKDGFVTIGLTSKDISATRGKIKDFGIMGLGYRPGKACVASKFRLSKENANEQFYKIAIHELGHTQGLPHCPRKMCFMRDAEGKNPTNEETDFCNTCKAFLIDKNWKFN; translated from the coding sequence ATGGTTTTTCTTCTGATGATTTCATGTAAAGAGAAACATAAAACAGTGAAGATTGAGCAAAAACAGTTCATAACTATACTTATTCAACCTTTTAAGGATGTCAGTTCTCAAAGTTTGTTAACGGTTACAGAAGGTATTAAAAAAGTTTACCCAAATGTACAGGTTCTTGAGGCTATAGATTTTCCTAAGAATACTTATTATAAAGAGAGAAATAGATACAGGGCTGATTCAATCATTAAATTTTTGAATAAAAGAACAAAAGATGGATTTGTTACGATTGGTTTAACCTCAAAAGATATAAGTGCAACCAGAGGGAAAATAAAAGATTTTGGAATTATGGGATTAGGGTATAGACCTGGAAAAGCCTGTGTAGCATCCAAATTCAGACTCAGTAAAGAGAATGCGAATGAACAATTTTATAAAATAGCCATCCATGAGCTTGGACATACACAAGGGCTGCCACATTGCCCTAGGAAGATGTGCTTTATGAGAGATGCAGAAGGTAAAAATCCTACCAATGAGGAGACCGATTTTTGCAATACATGCAAAGCTTTTTTAATAGATAAAAATTGGAAATTTAATTAG
- a CDS encoding DUF2752 domain-containing protein, with translation MNIDDFMLTCPSKRFLGVECPGCGAQRAVVLVFEGEFSEAFQMYPAVYTILLFLFILGISFIDRKRKYGPVLMALLIINLTIIIGSYVYKHVFLQT, from the coding sequence ATGAATATTGATGACTTCATGCTGACTTGTCCCAGTAAAAGATTTCTGGGCGTAGAATGTCCCGGATGCGGTGCGCAGAGAGCTGTTGTTCTCGTATTTGAAGGGGAATTTTCAGAAGCGTTTCAGATGTATCCGGCAGTATATACCATATTGTTGTTTTTATTTATTCTTGGGATAAGTTTTATAGACAGGAAAAGAAAATATGGACCTGTACTGATGGCCCTGCTTATCATCAATCTTACGATCATTATAGGATCATATGTGTATAAACATGTTTTTTTACAGACCTGA
- a CDS encoding DUF2235 domain-containing protein, with translation MSNVVFGNYTPENIEDDSIDAVLGVFFDGTLNNKANTKERENNTEVYKKYGIKTWSKKLISEKKDTSYDNGWSNVARMSEACNADYGIYIEGIGTDDRKDDENSGFAFGSGDTGIRGKVRKGCEETVKRLKEKLGNKKKVAVLTLDVFGFSRGAAAARNFVYEINKRKYAANKKTYTKRKVSVTFYSDDDGKEVPITQLPPRGHLGLKLMEAGITVERIVVRFLGIYDTVSSYHPGVSAKPNFSNDVEELHLDDITSAKKIVHFIATDEHRENFDLTNVAYDTDAKGKKQVPVFYGEEKTFPGVHSDIGGSYLSETEWVREIETDWTDKRDLKPLEDRLVAEGWYNRNQLSYIGGNAYFALKGVRDLLHTYSYIPLTFMTEKANTAKCEQISMTKIKKTYDFSKDTLLVRVEKKLRGYVFKNGKPYDFKWVADLDKKYNHNKTNPDYIRELAEQKDLRDLRNKYLHWSADRYAIGMDPRSDRKRVVH, from the coding sequence ATGTCAAATGTAGTTTTTGGAAATTATACTCCCGAAAACATAGAAGATGATTCTATAGATGCTGTACTGGGAGTTTTCTTTGATGGAACGCTCAACAATAAAGCCAATACCAAAGAGCGGGAAAATAATACGGAAGTTTATAAAAAATACGGGATTAAAACCTGGTCCAAAAAGCTGATAAGCGAGAAAAAAGACACCAGTTATGATAATGGCTGGAGCAATGTTGCTCGTATGTCGGAAGCCTGCAATGCTGATTATGGAATTTATATCGAAGGAATAGGAACCGATGACCGTAAAGATGATGAAAATAGCGGCTTTGCTTTTGGGAGCGGAGACACAGGAATCCGTGGGAAAGTGAGAAAAGGCTGTGAAGAAACAGTCAAAAGATTAAAGGAAAAACTCGGCAATAAAAAGAAAGTTGCCGTCTTAACATTGGATGTCTTTGGATTCAGCAGAGGAGCGGCGGCAGCCCGTAACTTTGTATATGAAATTAATAAAAGAAAGTACGCCGCAAACAAGAAAACCTATACCAAAAGAAAAGTAAGCGTTACCTTTTACAGTGATGATGACGGAAAAGAAGTGCCTATTACCCAACTGCCGCCAAGAGGACATCTTGGATTAAAATTAATGGAGGCAGGTATTACCGTTGAGCGGATTGTCGTTCGCTTTTTGGGAATTTATGACACCGTTTCATCGTATCATCCCGGTGTTTCTGCAAAGCCCAACTTCAGCAATGATGTAGAAGAATTACACCTGGACGATATAACCTCGGCCAAAAAAATTGTACACTTTATTGCCACTGATGAGCACAGGGAGAACTTCGACCTTACCAATGTAGCCTACGATACAGATGCAAAAGGAAAAAAGCAGGTTCCTGTTTTCTATGGAGAAGAAAAAACATTTCCGGGCGTACATTCAGACATTGGAGGAAGTTACTTATCCGAAACAGAATGGGTAAGAGAAATAGAAACCGACTGGACGGATAAAAGAGATCTTAAACCTCTTGAAGACAGATTGGTTGCCGAAGGATGGTATAACAGAAATCAACTCTCCTACATTGGGGGTAATGCATATTTTGCATTAAAAGGAGTCAGAGATTTACTGCATACCTACAGCTATATTCCCCTCACATTTATGACAGAAAAAGCCAATACCGCTAAATGTGAGCAGATATCCATGACGAAGATAAAAAAGACCTATGATTTTTCTAAAGATACCCTTCTGGTTCGTGTTGAAAAAAAACTTAGGGGATATGTCTTTAAAAACGGAAAACCTTATGATTTTAAGTGGGTTGCTGATCTGGATAAAAAATATAACCATAATAAAACTAATCCTGATTATATAAGAGAGCTCGCAGAGCAGAAAGACCTCAGAGATTTAAGGAATAAATACCTCCACTGGTCTGCCGACCGGTATGCCATAGGAATGGACCCGAGGTCAGACAGGAAAAGAGTGGTGCATTAA